Proteins encoded by one window of Bradyrhizobium sp. B097:
- a CDS encoding epoxide hydrolase produces MTTTSQAPVAIALGQSTEEAIDQTRRRLLTGAALSLAAAGAASLFPSHSAAAATGDAIRSFRINIPEEDLVDLRRRLAATRWSDRETVNDDSQGVPQAMLRDLVRYWQTDYDWRKVEARLNALPQFITEIDGLDIHFIHVRSKHDNALPLIVTHGWPGSIIEQMKIIDPLTDPSAHGGSASDAFHLVIPSMPGYGFSGKPTTVGWDPQRIARAWVQLMKRLGYSKFVAQGGDWGSPVSNEMAKLGAPELLGIHVNLPGVVPPEVLKAVISGGPAPDNMSAEEQHAFEQIKLQFAKRRAYAQIMGTRPQTLAAFADSPAGLAAWLLDHGDGYAQPASAMQSAVLGRAVNGHSAGALTRDDVLDNITLYWLTNTAVSSGRLYWENKTNLYLPANVTIPAAVTAFPGESFVAPRSWAEKAYHKLIYFHQAEAGGHFAAWEQPDIFSREVRDAFRPLRS; encoded by the coding sequence ATGACCACGACATCGCAGGCACCAGTTGCAATCGCATTAGGCCAATCGACCGAGGAGGCCATCGACCAAACCCGGCGCAGGCTGCTGACGGGCGCGGCGCTAAGCCTGGCTGCTGCCGGTGCTGCCAGCCTGTTCCCCTCGCATTCCGCCGCGGCGGCCACCGGTGATGCGATCCGCTCATTCCGCATCAATATTCCCGAAGAAGACCTTGTCGACCTTCGCCGCCGTCTGGCCGCGACCCGATGGTCCGACAGGGAGACCGTCAACGACGACTCTCAAGGCGTTCCGCAGGCGATGCTGCGCGATCTCGTCCGCTACTGGCAGACCGACTACGACTGGCGGAAGGTGGAGGCGCGGCTCAACGCCCTGCCGCAGTTCATCACCGAAATCGACGGGCTGGACATTCACTTCATTCACGTTCGCTCGAAACATGACAATGCACTGCCGCTGATCGTCACACATGGCTGGCCGGGTTCGATCATCGAGCAGATGAAGATCATCGACCCCCTGACCGATCCCTCCGCACACGGCGGCAGCGCGTCGGACGCGTTCCATCTCGTGATCCCGTCGATGCCGGGCTACGGCTTCTCCGGCAAACCGACCACGGTCGGCTGGGATCCCCAGCGCATCGCGCGGGCCTGGGTTCAATTGATGAAGCGGCTCGGCTACAGCAAGTTCGTGGCGCAGGGCGGCGACTGGGGTTCGCCGGTCTCCAATGAAATGGCCAAGCTTGGTGCGCCGGAGTTGCTCGGCATTCACGTCAATCTGCCCGGCGTCGTTCCGCCCGAGGTCCTCAAAGCAGTTATCTCCGGCGGCCCTGCGCCGGACAACATGTCCGCGGAGGAGCAACACGCCTTCGAACAGATCAAGCTTCAATTCGCGAAACGGCGCGCCTACGCGCAGATCATGGGCACGCGCCCCCAGACGCTTGCGGCCTTTGCGGATTCGCCGGCGGGCCTTGCCGCCTGGCTGCTCGATCACGGCGACGGCTATGCCCAGCCGGCCTCCGCGATGCAATCAGCCGTGCTCGGGCGCGCAGTCAATGGACATTCCGCCGGCGCACTGACCCGCGACGACGTGCTCGACAACATCACGCTCTACTGGCTGACCAACACGGCCGTCTCTTCGGGCCGCCTGTACTGGGAGAACAAGACCAACCTTTATCTGCCCGCCAATGTCACGATCCCGGCCGCCGTCACCGCGTTTCCCGGCGAGAGTTTCGTGGCGCCGCGAAGCTGGGCGGAAAAGGCCTATCACAAGCTGATCTACTTCCATCAGGCCGAAGCCGGCGGCCACTTCGCCGCCTGGGAGCAACCCGACATCTTCAGCCGAGAGGTTCGGGATGCGTTCCGACCGCTGCGCAGCTGA
- a CDS encoding putative quinol monooxygenase, whose amino-acid sequence MAKLAIVATIEVAPGKRDEVLPLLLAHRARSLRDEPGTLQFDVLVPREDASKLLLYEVYQDDAAFAAHRTARSIAEFREETADLGVKVAGTWCTPAE is encoded by the coding sequence ATGGCCAAGCTTGCAATCGTTGCCACCATCGAGGTCGCGCCGGGTAAGCGGGATGAGGTGCTGCCGCTGTTGCTGGCACACCGTGCCCGTTCGCTGAGGGATGAGCCGGGCACGCTGCAGTTCGATGTCCTGGTGCCGCGCGAGGACGCTTCGAAGCTGCTGCTCTACGAGGTCTATCAGGATGATGCGGCATTCGCGGCGCATCGCACTGCGCGATCGATCGCAGAGTTTCGCGAGGAGACCGCGGACCTCGGCGTCAAGGTTGCCGGGACCTGGTGTACGCCCGCCGAGTAG
- the hisC gene encoding histidinol-phosphate transaminase: protein MSRFWSSIVHNLSPYVPGEQPKIDGLIKLNTNENPYPPSPRAVAAITATTDRLRLYPDPRATALREAIAARYGVTSDEVFVGNGSDEVLAHAFPALLKHDAPLLFPDITYSFYPVYCRLYGVGYETVPLDAAMRIQLADYRRPGSAILLCNPNAPTGIALPRAAIEALVTEHPERLVVVDEAYVDFGAESAVPLVARHDNLLVIQTLSKSRALAGLRVGFAIGQRPLIEALERVKDSFNSYPLDCFAIAGAVASIEDDAWFEETRQRIIRSREALARGLTELGFDVLPSHANFVFARHGGHRGADLAAKLRERGVLVRHFQKPRIEDFLRITVGTDDECGRLIGLLRQMV from the coding sequence ATGAGTCGCTTCTGGAGTTCGATCGTCCACAATCTGTCGCCATACGTGCCCGGCGAGCAGCCGAAGATCGATGGCCTGATCAAGCTCAACACCAACGAGAATCCCTACCCGCCGTCGCCGCGCGCGGTAGCGGCGATCACCGCGACGACGGATCGCCTGCGGCTCTATCCGGATCCGCGCGCAACCGCCCTGCGCGAGGCGATCGCGGCGCGCTACGGCGTCACGTCTGACGAAGTGTTCGTCGGCAACGGCTCGGACGAGGTGCTGGCCCACGCCTTTCCGGCGCTGCTGAAGCACGACGCGCCGCTGCTGTTCCCCGACATCACCTACAGCTTCTACCCGGTCTATTGCCGCCTCTATGGTGTCGGCTACGAGACGGTTCCGCTCGATGCCGCGATGCGGATACAGCTTGCCGACTACCGGCGGCCGGGCAGCGCCATCCTGCTGTGCAATCCCAACGCGCCGACCGGCATCGCGCTGCCGCGCGCCGCGATCGAGGCGCTGGTCACCGAGCATCCCGAGCGGCTGGTGGTGGTCGACGAGGCCTATGTCGATTTCGGCGCCGAGAGCGCCGTGCCGCTGGTCGCGCGCCACGACAATCTGCTGGTGATCCAGACCCTGTCGAAGTCGCGCGCGCTGGCGGGATTACGTGTCGGCTTCGCGATCGGCCAGCGCCCGCTGATCGAGGCGCTGGAGCGCGTCAAGGACAGCTTCAACTCCTATCCGCTGGATTGCTTCGCGATCGCGGGTGCCGTCGCCTCGATCGAGGACGACGCATGGTTTGAGGAGACGCGGCAACGCATCATCCGGAGCCGCGAGGCACTCGCCCGCGGCCTCACTGAGCTCGGCTTCGACGTGCTGCCGTCGCATGCGAATTTCGTGTTCGCCCGCCACGGTGGCCATCGCGGCGCGGATCTCGCCGCGAAGCTGCGCGAGCGCGGCGTGCTGGTGCGGCATTTCCAGAAGCCGCGGATCGAGGATTTCCTGCGCATCACGGTCGGCACGGACGATGAATGCGGCCGCCTGATCGGCCTGCTGCGCCAGATGGTCTGA
- a CDS encoding MaoC family dehydratase N-terminal domain-containing protein has translation MTDKLDLDHLRQWIGKTTEASDVVTKYLVMGLRATLFQEIGEPKAGDPAPWTTHWCLAQPVFPMSQLGPDGHPTRGGFLPPVPLPRRMWAGGELEFFDALRIGDEAKRTSKIADVTVKSGSTGTLCFVSVHHEVTTSRGLAVRERQDIVYREMTSTQAAAPAKAAPPPPAAQHRESHVSDPVLLFRYSALTFNGHRIHYDRDYVTKVEGYPGLIFHGPLQASFIVEFAAKLRGGKPPKKLTYRGVQPLFEGSEFSINANDKDGGMELWTANAEGQPTMKGTATW, from the coding sequence ATGACCGATAAACTCGACCTCGATCATCTCCGCCAGTGGATCGGCAAGACCACTGAGGCCTCCGATGTCGTCACCAAATATCTCGTGATGGGGCTGCGCGCCACGCTGTTCCAGGAGATCGGCGAGCCGAAGGCCGGCGACCCGGCGCCATGGACCACGCATTGGTGCCTGGCGCAGCCGGTGTTTCCGATGTCGCAGCTTGGTCCCGACGGCCACCCGACCCGCGGCGGCTTCCTGCCGCCGGTGCCGCTGCCGCGCCGGATGTGGGCTGGTGGCGAGCTCGAATTCTTCGACGCGCTGCGTATTGGTGATGAAGCCAAACGCACCTCGAAGATTGCCGACGTCACGGTGAAATCGGGCTCGACCGGCACGCTGTGCTTCGTCTCGGTCCATCACGAGGTGACGACCTCGCGCGGGCTTGCGGTCCGCGAGCGGCAGGACATCGTCTATCGCGAGATGACGAGCACACAAGCCGCGGCACCGGCCAAGGCGGCGCCGCCTCCCCCTGCCGCGCAGCATCGCGAGAGCCACGTCTCCGATCCGGTGCTGCTGTTTCGTTATTCGGCGCTGACATTCAACGGCCACCGCATCCACTACGATCGCGACTACGTCACCAAGGTCGAGGGCTATCCGGGCCTGATCTTCCACGGGCCGCTGCAGGCCTCCTTCATCGTCGAATTCGCCGCGAAACTGCGCGGCGGCAAGCCGCCGAAGAAGCTCACCTATCGCGGCGTGCAGCCGCTGTTCGAGGGCAGCGAGTTCTCGATCAATGCCAACGACAAAGACGGCGGCATGGAGCTGTGGACGGCCAATGCCGAGGGCCAGCCGACCATGAAGGGCACGGCGACCTGGTAG
- a CDS encoding CaiB/BaiF CoA-transferase family protein — protein MLPLEGLTVIAVEQAVAAPFCSSRLADAGAHIIKIERPEGDFARGYDAAAKGQSSYFVWLNRGKDSAVVDLATKEGRAQLEALIAGADVLLQNLKPGSMDKLGFSRERLRKDYPKLIMCTITGYGDTGPYADRKAYDLLIQAESGLASITGGPEGASRVGMSIVDVATGATAHASILEALIGRGRTGLGADIRISMFDVMADWLTVPLLNAENGKSPKRIGLAHPSIAPYGVFRSKDGKEILISIQSEREWKTLCAKVLGQPALPDDPRFANMVERVRNRALTDGIVGDAFGKLTREELLTKLAEADIAFAEVNSMDDLAKHPHLRRIEVDTPNGKVSYPAPAAIVVGEDRHYGKVPAIGERIKR, from the coding sequence ATGCTGCCGCTTGAGGGATTGACCGTCATCGCCGTCGAACAGGCGGTTGCCGCGCCGTTCTGCTCGTCACGCCTGGCGGATGCCGGCGCCCATATCATCAAGATCGAACGGCCCGAGGGCGATTTCGCCCGCGGCTACGACGCCGCAGCGAAGGGCCAGAGCAGCTATTTCGTCTGGCTCAATCGCGGCAAGGACTCCGCCGTGGTCGATCTTGCCACCAAGGAAGGCCGCGCGCAGCTCGAGGCGCTGATCGCGGGCGCCGACGTGCTGCTGCAGAACCTCAAGCCGGGCTCGATGGACAAGCTCGGCTTCTCGCGCGAGCGGCTGCGCAAGGATTATCCCAAGCTGATCATGTGCACCATCACCGGCTATGGCGACACCGGCCCCTATGCCGACCGCAAGGCCTATGACCTGCTGATCCAGGCCGAGAGCGGCCTTGCCTCGATCACCGGCGGTCCCGAAGGCGCCTCGCGCGTCGGCATGTCGATCGTCGATGTCGCGACCGGCGCCACCGCGCACGCGTCGATCCTCGAAGCGCTGATCGGCCGCGGCCGCACCGGCCTGGGCGCCGACATCCGCATCTCGATGTTCGACGTGATGGCCGACTGGCTCACCGTGCCGCTGCTCAATGCCGAGAACGGCAAGTCACCGAAGCGGATCGGCCTCGCCCATCCCTCGATCGCACCTTACGGCGTGTTCCGCTCGAAGGACGGCAAAGAGATCCTGATCTCGATCCAGAGCGAGCGCGAGTGGAAGACGCTGTGCGCCAAGGTGCTGGGCCAGCCCGCTCTCCCCGACGATCCGCGCTTTGCCAACATGGTCGAGCGCGTGCGCAACCGCGCGCTGACCGACGGAATCGTCGGCGACGCGTTCGGCAAACTGACGCGCGAGGAATTGCTGACGAAGCTCGCCGAGGCCGACATCGCCTTCGCCGAGGTCAACAGCATGGACGACCTCGCCAAACATCCGCATCTGCGCCGCATCGAGGTCGACACGCCGAACGGCAAGGTCAGCTATCCCGCGCCGGCCGCGATCGTCGTCGGAGAGGACAGGCACTACGGCAAGGTGCCCGCGATCGGCGAGCGCATCAAACGTTAG
- a CDS encoding acyl-CoA dehydrogenase family protein: protein MTAHDQHTDDHTDIRDAVAKLCAQFPGEYWRKLDRQMAYPKEFVDALTEAGYLSVLIPEEYGGAGLKLSAAAAILEEIQRAGCNGGGCHAQMYTMGTVLRHGNDAQKAKYLPKVATGELRLQAFGVTEPTSGTDTSSLKTFARRDGDHYIVNGQKIWTSRAEYSDLMILLARTTPKEQSRKRTDGLSVFIVDMREVKGKGLEIRPIRTMMNHATTEVFFTDMKVPAENLIGEEGKGFRYILSGMNAERILIAAECVGDAKWFIQKATNYAKERSVFGRPIGQNQGIQFPIAKAYASMRAAELMVKEATRKYEAGLDCGAEANMAKMLAADASWEAANACVQTHGGFGFAEEYDVERKFRETRLYQVAPISTNLILSFVAEHVLGMPRSY from the coding sequence ATGACCGCACACGATCAGCACACCGACGACCACACAGACATCCGCGACGCCGTCGCAAAGCTTTGCGCGCAGTTTCCCGGCGAATACTGGCGCAAGCTCGACCGCCAGATGGCCTATCCGAAGGAGTTCGTCGATGCGCTGACGGAGGCCGGCTATCTCTCGGTGCTGATCCCCGAGGAATATGGCGGCGCGGGCCTGAAGCTGTCGGCCGCGGCGGCGATCCTGGAAGAGATCCAGCGCGCCGGCTGCAACGGCGGCGGCTGCCACGCCCAGATGTACACGATGGGCACCGTGCTGCGGCACGGCAACGACGCGCAGAAAGCGAAATATCTGCCGAAGGTCGCGACCGGCGAATTGCGGCTGCAGGCGTTCGGCGTCACCGAGCCGACCAGCGGCACCGATACCTCGTCGCTGAAGACCTTCGCGCGCCGCGACGGCGACCACTACATCGTCAACGGCCAGAAGATCTGGACCAGCCGCGCCGAATATTCCGACCTGATGATCCTGCTCGCACGCACCACGCCGAAGGAGCAGTCGAGGAAGCGCACCGACGGGCTCTCGGTGTTCATCGTCGACATGCGCGAGGTGAAGGGCAAGGGGCTGGAGATCCGCCCGATCCGCACCATGATGAACCACGCCACGACCGAAGTGTTCTTCACCGACATGAAGGTGCCGGCGGAGAATCTGATCGGCGAGGAAGGCAAGGGTTTCCGCTATATCCTCTCCGGCATGAATGCCGAGCGCATCCTGATCGCAGCCGAATGCGTCGGCGATGCCAAATGGTTCATCCAGAAGGCCACCAACTACGCCAAGGAGCGCAGCGTATTCGGCCGGCCGATCGGCCAGAATCAAGGCATCCAGTTCCCGATTGCCAAGGCCTACGCCTCGATGCGCGCGGCTGAATTGATGGTGAAGGAAGCCACCCGCAAATACGAAGCCGGTCTCGACTGCGGCGCCGAGGCCAACATGGCCAAGATGCTGGCGGCGGATGCCTCCTGGGAAGCGGCCAATGCCTGCGTGCAGACCCATGGCGGCTTCGGTTTCGCCGAGGAATACGACGTCGAGCGCAAGTTCCGCGAAACCCGGCTCTACCAGGTGGCGCCGATCTCGACCAATTTGATCCTGTCATTCGTCGCCGAGCACGTGCTCGGCATGCCCCGCTCCTATTGA
- a CDS encoding LysR substrate-binding domain-containing protein: MDFRQLRTFACVAELGSLSKASDTLRVAQPALSRQIKLLEHELRTELFTRNGRGMVLTDAGRLLLARTGGIVRQIDQIRDDIQSAGGAPSGRVVLGLVPTVSCVISARLARRTVERYPGISLCIVESYSGHLIEWLHRGEMDLAVIYGPSVDLHLAVQSLGRDSIVAVGPRGSGLKQKKQVDIGWLLRQRLVLPSHSHGLRAMIEHAAAKKKVTLDVKLEADSFRVLTSLVEEGLGYTMLPPSSVRGEVADGRLETAPIARPAPRRELTLASPVEHPGSNAITLIAKLLRDEVAACRTEGLWDIQLA, encoded by the coding sequence ATGGATTTCCGCCAGCTTAGGACCTTTGCGTGCGTCGCGGAACTCGGGAGTCTGAGCAAGGCATCCGATACCCTGCGGGTCGCGCAGCCGGCGCTGAGCCGGCAGATCAAGCTGCTGGAGCACGAGCTGCGCACCGAATTGTTCACGCGCAACGGCCGCGGCATGGTGCTGACCGATGCCGGCCGGCTGCTGTTGGCGCGCACCGGCGGTATCGTGCGGCAGATCGACCAGATCCGCGACGACATCCAGTCTGCGGGCGGCGCGCCGTCCGGGCGCGTCGTGCTCGGGCTGGTGCCGACGGTGAGCTGCGTGATCTCGGCGCGGCTGGCGCGCCGCACGGTGGAACGCTATCCCGGCATCTCGCTCTGCATCGTCGAAAGCTACAGCGGCCATCTGATCGAGTGGCTGCATCGCGGCGAGATGGATCTTGCGGTGATCTACGGTCCGTCGGTCGATCTGCACCTGGCGGTGCAGAGCCTCGGCCGTGACTCGATCGTCGCGGTCGGCCCGCGCGGCAGCGGGTTGAAGCAGAAGAAGCAGGTCGATATCGGCTGGCTGCTGCGCCAGCGCCTGGTGCTGCCCAGTCATTCGCACGGGCTCCGCGCCATGATCGAGCATGCGGCGGCGAAGAAGAAGGTCACGCTCGACGTCAAGCTCGAGGCGGATTCGTTCCGCGTGCTGACGAGTTTGGTCGAGGAGGGGCTCGGATACACCATGCTGCCGCCGTCCTCGGTGCGCGGCGAGGTCGCCGACGGCCGGCTCGAGACCGCGCCGATCGCGCGGCCGGCGCCGCGACGCGAGCTGACTCTGGCCTCGCCGGTCGAGCATCCCGGCTCCAACGCCATCACGCTGATCGCAAAATTGCTGCGCGACGAGGTCGCCGCGTGCCGCACCGAGGGGCTCTGGGATATCCAGCTCGCCTGA
- a CDS encoding thiamine pyrophosphate-dependent enzyme gives MSAPTGTLDRRAAVKALLADRGDLLVISGLGSSSYDVFDAGEHPGNFYLWGAMGGAAMIGLGLALAQPKRPVLVVTGDGEQLMGIGSLLTIATKQPGNLSIAVLDNGHFGETGMQLSHSGLGAKLEVIADGAGIGDVSDIADMAGIERFRNSLRDLGGGPRLARIRIAAGEVERALPPRDGTYLKNRFRGHLGFAVR, from the coding sequence ATGTCAGCACCAACAGGCACGCTCGATCGCCGCGCCGCCGTGAAGGCGCTGCTCGCCGACCGCGGCGATTTGCTCGTGATCTCCGGGCTCGGCTCCTCGTCCTACGATGTGTTCGACGCCGGCGAGCATCCCGGCAACTTCTATCTCTGGGGCGCGATGGGCGGTGCCGCGATGATCGGGCTCGGCCTCGCGCTGGCGCAGCCGAAGCGCCCGGTGCTGGTCGTCACCGGCGACGGCGAGCAGCTGATGGGGATCGGCAGCCTTTTGACGATCGCAACCAAGCAGCCCGGCAATCTCTCGATCGCGGTGCTCGACAACGGCCATTTCGGCGAGACCGGGATGCAGCTCAGCCATTCCGGCTTAGGGGCGAAGCTCGAGGTGATCGCCGATGGCGCGGGCATCGGCGATGTCTCCGACATCGCCGACATGGCCGGCATCGAACGCTTCCGGAATAGCCTGCGCGATCTCGGCGGCGGCCCGCGGCTGGCACGGATCAGGATCGCGGCCGGCGAAGTCGAGCGCGCACTGCCGCCGCGCGACGGCACCTACCTGAAGAACCGCTTCCGCGGTCATCTCGGCTTCGCGGTGAGATGA
- a CDS encoding thiamine pyrophosphate-binding protein, whose amino-acid sequence MDQIAVHQDSATSTDWPVAIYRTLKSFGVAQVSYVPDAGHSKLIKLSHADADIKTTVLTTEEEGVAMAAGAWLGGDRAVLLMQSSGVGNCVNMLSLMASCRFPLLTLVTMRGEWAEFNPWQIPMGRATPQAFEIMGTTVLRLENPDDTEEVISAAASLAYDGDQQVAVLISQRMIGRKKWTKETH is encoded by the coding sequence ATGGACCAGATTGCCGTTCACCAGGACAGCGCGACCAGCACCGACTGGCCGGTCGCGATCTACCGCACGCTGAAGAGCTTCGGCGTCGCGCAGGTGTCCTACGTCCCCGACGCCGGACATTCCAAGCTGATCAAGCTGTCGCACGCCGATGCCGACATCAAGACCACGGTGCTGACGACCGAGGAGGAAGGCGTGGCGATGGCCGCCGGCGCCTGGCTCGGCGGCGATCGCGCGGTGCTGTTGATGCAATCGAGCGGCGTCGGCAATTGCGTCAACATGCTGTCGCTGATGGCGAGCTGCCGCTTCCCGCTGCTCACGCTGGTGACGATGCGCGGCGAATGGGCCGAGTTCAATCCCTGGCAGATCCCGATGGGCCGCGCGACGCCGCAGGCCTTCGAGATCATGGGCACCACCGTGCTGCGGCTCGAGAACCCCGACGACACCGAGGAGGTGATCTCGGCCGCTGCCTCGCTCGCCTATGACGGCGACCAGCAGGTCGCGGTGCTGATCTCGCAACGGATGATCGGCCGCAAGAAGTGGACGAAGGAGACGCACTGA
- a CDS encoding isocitrate lyase/phosphoenolpyruvate mutase family protein, whose amino-acid sequence MDATTQQQHAEAFHALHRTGDPLVLFNAWDVATAKAIAKSSPAIATSSGAVASALGFADGENAPLDMIEGMVSRMTASVLVPVSIDLEAGYGDTADAAARSAARILKAGAIGINIEDGLFGGTRQLASPEQHAAKIRAVRDTAQQLGIHLFINARTDPFLLKFGSPEQCLDEAVRRAKLYADAGADGIFVPGLTDLALIERLVQLTPLPVNIMVTRGVPEIGELARVGVRRISLGPWPMMAAMRVIGEAAAAVVASKQYGTFLQPNG is encoded by the coding sequence ATGGACGCCACGACACAGCAGCAACACGCCGAAGCGTTTCATGCTCTTCACAGGACGGGCGACCCGCTCGTCCTGTTCAACGCCTGGGACGTCGCGACCGCCAAGGCGATCGCGAAGAGCTCGCCGGCCATCGCGACCAGCAGCGGCGCGGTGGCGTCTGCGCTCGGCTTTGCCGACGGCGAAAATGCCCCGCTCGATATGATCGAAGGCATGGTCTCGCGGATGACCGCTTCGGTCCTGGTCCCGGTCTCGATCGATCTGGAGGCCGGATATGGCGACACCGCGGACGCCGCCGCGCGTTCGGCGGCAAGGATCCTGAAGGCCGGCGCGATCGGCATCAATATCGAGGACGGGCTTTTCGGCGGCACGCGGCAGCTCGCCAGTCCCGAGCAGCATGCCGCCAAGATCAGGGCGGTGCGCGACACCGCGCAACAGCTCGGCATTCATCTCTTCATCAATGCGCGGACCGATCCGTTCCTGCTGAAATTCGGCTCGCCGGAGCAATGCCTGGATGAAGCGGTGCGACGCGCGAAGCTCTATGCCGATGCCGGCGCAGACGGAATTTTTGTACCGGGCTTGACCGATCTCGCGCTGATCGAGCGGCTCGTTCAACTGACGCCGCTGCCGGTCAACATCATGGTGACGCGGGGCGTTCCCGAAATCGGCGAGCTCGCCCGCGTCGGCGTGCGCCGGATCAGCCTTGGGCCGTGGCCGATGATGGCGGCGATGCGCGTCATCGGAGAGGCCGCCGCCGCGGTGGTCGCGAGCAAGCAGTACGGCACGTTCCTGCAGCCGAATGGCTGA
- a CDS encoding alpha/beta hydrolase, with the protein MTIRSTALAMPDAAGSEPTLKYVQANGVRFAYLEQGNGPLVMFMHGFPDNAWSYRKQLQVFADAGYRAVAPFLRGYAPTEIPADGIFDPIALGQDLEALIAALSDDGQARVVGMDWGGTSTFHVLATAPSAIKAAVVMNTAHPITIPSLRSDPDAVRSVFHVYFFTVPGAHSAVNIEGLPFVDYLWKLWSPTFENDAHLRSVKETLSSPGTMKAALKYYNGLVDAGVAGRLPINDMHTPTLTIYGGNDPTARYSIKEEPLFKGPHQRVVLPNVGHFPHLEREAEVNSLIMDWFKTHAAG; encoded by the coding sequence ATGACGATCCGAAGCACCGCATTGGCAATGCCTGACGCCGCCGGCAGCGAACCCACGCTGAAATACGTGCAGGCCAACGGCGTGCGGTTTGCCTATCTCGAACAGGGCAACGGACCGCTTGTCATGTTCATGCATGGCTTTCCCGACAACGCCTGGTCGTATCGCAAGCAGCTGCAGGTGTTCGCTGATGCCGGGTATCGCGCGGTCGCACCGTTCCTGCGGGGCTATGCGCCGACCGAGATTCCGGCCGACGGCATCTTCGATCCGATCGCGCTGGGCCAGGATCTCGAAGCGCTGATCGCGGCGTTGAGCGACGACGGACAGGCGCGCGTCGTCGGCATGGATTGGGGCGGCACGTCAACGTTCCACGTGCTGGCCACGGCGCCGTCGGCGATCAAGGCCGCGGTTGTCATGAACACCGCGCACCCGATCACGATTCCGAGCCTCAGGAGCGATCCCGATGCCGTTCGATCGGTCTTCCATGTCTATTTCTTTACGGTGCCTGGCGCTCACTCGGCGGTCAACATCGAGGGACTTCCCTTCGTCGACTACCTTTGGAAGTTGTGGTCGCCGACATTCGAGAACGACGCGCATCTGCGCTCCGTCAAGGAGACGCTCAGCTCTCCCGGCACCATGAAGGCGGCGCTGAAATACTACAATGGCCTGGTCGATGCGGGAGTGGCTGGCCGGCTGCCGATCAACGACATGCATACGCCGACGCTGACGATTTATGGCGGCAACGATCCGACAGCGCGGTATTCGATCAAGGAAGAGCCGCTCTTCAAGGGGCCACATCAGCGCGTTGTCCTGCCCAATGTCGGGCACTTCCCGCACCTCGAGCGCGAGGCCGAGGTCAACAGTTTGATCATGGACTGGTTCAAGACCCACGCCGCCGGCTGA
- a CDS encoding MarR family transcriptional regulator, producing MEHGIANLLGALSLAVMDRIEQGAREVVGRGGETPAALIVIGYGQGMTNDKLRRILGLSHSGTVRLVDRLVSDRLVERRPGKDGREVALHLTASGAASRNELLASRISAVTSLLDVLSSAERKQLATLIRELLARQDTSEMDRFTICRMCDDRVCTNCPLPTSKGQHGH from the coding sequence ATGGAACACGGAATCGCCAATCTGCTGGGTGCGCTGTCGCTCGCCGTCATGGATCGTATCGAGCAAGGCGCGCGCGAGGTGGTCGGCCGCGGCGGCGAGACGCCGGCGGCCCTCATCGTCATCGGCTATGGTCAGGGCATGACCAACGACAAGCTGAGGCGGATCCTCGGCCTGTCGCATTCCGGAACGGTCCGGCTGGTGGACCGTCTGGTTTCGGATCGGCTGGTCGAACGCCGTCCGGGCAAGGACGGCCGGGAGGTCGCCTTGCACCTGACGGCGTCCGGCGCTGCATCCCGCAACGAGCTGCTGGCGTCGCGGATTTCCGCCGTGACGTCATTGCTCGATGTGCTGTCGTCGGCCGAACGAAAGCAGCTCGCGACGCTGATCCGCGAACTGCTGGCAAGGCAGGATACATCGGAGATGGATCGCTTCACGATCTGCCGGATGTGCGACGACCGGGTCTGCACCAATTGCCCGTTGCCGACCAGCAAGGGCCAGCACGGTCACTAG